In the genome of Candidatus Moraniibacteriota bacterium, one region contains:
- a CDS encoding NADP-dependent malic enzyme yields MERDDIKQRALLAHKKLRGKIEVVSKARVKKPADLSVYYSPGVGAVSSYVAKFPEKAREYTIRRNTVAVVSDGSAVLGLGNLGPVGALPVMEGKAMLFKSFANVDAFPIVLSTQDVDEIVETVARIAHTFGGINLEDIAAPRCFEVESRLKQLLDIPVFHDDQHGTAMVVLAGLLNALRVAKKNLESVRIVIAGAGAAGNAIAELLLLGGAQDIILLDSKGILSKNRDDLNVPKQVLLAKTNPRNIAGGLDEALLDADVFIGVSKGGTVTCAQVASMAERSIVFALANPVPEIMPDEAKKAGALVVATGRSDFPNQLNNVLGFPGIFRGALDHRVRDITNEMLVVAAKKLAKLVVSPKPNMIIPSPFDKRVVPAVASAIREKKPLHS; encoded by the coding sequence ATGGAAAGAGATGATATAAAACAGCGCGCTCTGCTTGCGCACAAGAAGTTGCGGGGGAAGATAGAAGTGGTTTCGAAAGCAAGAGTCAAAAAGCCGGCCGACCTCAGCGTGTACTATTCTCCCGGCGTTGGCGCGGTATCGTCTTATGTGGCGAAGTTTCCGGAAAAGGCACGGGAGTATACGATTCGGCGCAATACGGTTGCAGTGGTGTCGGATGGCTCGGCGGTTTTGGGACTGGGGAACTTGGGACCTGTTGGCGCGCTTCCGGTGATGGAGGGCAAGGCGATGCTTTTCAAATCGTTTGCAAATGTCGATGCATTTCCGATCGTGCTCTCGACGCAAGACGTAGATGAAATCGTTGAGACGGTTGCCCGTATAGCTCACACATTTGGCGGAATCAATCTTGAGGATATTGCTGCGCCGCGTTGTTTTGAAGTTGAGTCCAGACTCAAGCAATTGCTTGATATCCCTGTTTTTCACGATGATCAGCACGGGACGGCAATGGTAGTTTTGGCGGGGCTTCTCAATGCGCTTCGCGTAGCGAAGAAGAATCTTGAGTCTGTGCGTATTGTTATCGCAGGTGCGGGCGCTGCGGGGAACGCTATTGCTGAGCTTCTCCTTTTGGGCGGTGCGCAGGATATCATCCTCCTTGATAGCAAAGGGATTCTTTCAAAGAATCGCGATGATTTGAATGTTCCCAAACAGGTTCTTTTGGCGAAAACAAATCCCCGAAATATCGCAGGCGGTCTTGACGAGGCATTGCTCGACGCGGATGTTTTTATAGGTGTATCGAAAGGGGGGACGGTGACATGTGCGCAGGTCGCTTCTATGGCGGAGCGGAGCATTGTGTTCGCACTCGCAAATCCTGTGCCGGAAATCATGCCGGATGAAGCAAAGAAAGCCGGGGCATTGGTCGTGGCGACCGGCCGATCGGATTTCCCCAATCAGCTTAATAACGTATTGGGTTTCCCGGGGATATTCCGCGGCGCGCTCGACCATCGTGTCCGGGATATTACGAATGAGATGTTGGTGGTTGCGGCGAAGAAGTTGGCAAAGTTGGTTGTGTCGCCAAAACCGAACATGATTATTCCATCGCCTTTTGACAAGCGTGTCGTTCCGGCGGTTGCGAGTGCTATCCGGGAGAAAAAGCCGCTTCATTCCTAA